Below is a window of Halomonas sp. Bachu 37 DNA.
TGGCATTGGCGAGGTCACTGCCGCCGCGCTCAATGAGCAGTTTCAGCTCGCCCGGGGCAAGCCGTTCGCTGCCTGGCTGAAAGCCTTGGGCGCGCCGCCGGGTAGTGAGGCGGTACGCGCTGATTGGCCGAGTTTGACGGGCTACCAGCGGAAGGAGTGGCAAGCGGTGCCTGGCATTGGCCCGGTTCGCGCTGACGCTCTGGTGGCATTTTTCAGCCACCCGGAAGTGCAGCGCATGGCGGAACAGCTGAAGCAGGCGGGCATCGAAGGTTTTAACTGACTCTAGACTACCCCAGCCCTGCCAGGCGCAGCATCAGGCCAAGATAAACGGGAATCAGGAGCGGTGCGAGCAACGTCGTCACCAGCACCGCTAACGCGCCTTTTTGCGGCTGAATACCCAACTCCATCGCGACCACCACTACATTGGCGGCCATGGGCACCACCCCCAGCAGCAGCAATGCCATGGCCAAGGAGGGGGGAATCCCCACCCACTGCTGCAGCAATACCACCGTAGCCAGTGTGGCTAGGGGCCAGACGATATAGCGCACCCCGACGCAGGCGGCCACCAGTCGCGTGTCCCATGCGGAAAGTGTCACGCGGCTCAAGGTCATGCCGATGATCATCATGCCCAGCAGGGTATAAGTGGCGGGAAACACGTCGAGTGACGTCATGACGGCCAAGGGCGGGCGAAGACCCAGCGAGGAGAGCACCAGCGCAGCGAGAAAAGCGTAGATCAGCGGCAGGCGGATGATCTTGGCCACGCTTTGGCGGACGCTGAACTGGCCACGGGCGCTGAGGTAGAAACCCACGGTAAACTCGTACAGGGTGATGCCCAACAGACAGAACAGGTAAAGCGTGACGCCCTCGGTGGGGAGCACGATCAGCGCCACCGGCAAGCCGAAATAGCCGGTATTGCCGGTCCCCGAAGAGAACGCCAGTAGCGCGCTCTCCTCCGCGCCGAAGAAGCGTCGAGCCAGACGGTGCGTCAGCAGGGCGATGGCGCTGGAGATGACGAATAGCGCCAGGGTCAGCAGCAGGTAGTCCGGTGTCGGCCCGCCTTGCATCAGGGCGCGAAAGAACGTCAAGGGCGCTATCAGGTAGATCAGCAGCGTGGCGATGGGGCGCGGGTCGACCGCCAGGCGACGAGCGGCCAGCCAGCCAAGGCCGACATAGCACAGCAACATCATCAGTGGCCCAAGCAGAGCGCCGGGGGCAAGGCTATTCATCGTTACTCCTGAGCATGCCGCGATGCCGGTTCAGCGAAACATGAGCCGAATTGAAGAAGGACCGTGAAATCTTTCATTAGCCCTCGGCTGGCGAGCCCGTCAGAATACCCCAAAATACGCTGGATTTTCATGAGGAAACACAATGGGCACCCACCAACATCCGCTAGGTATCAGTTTCGAGTTCTTTCCGCCCAATACCGACGCGGGGCGCGACAAGCTACGCCGGGTACGGGATGAGCTGGCCGCGCGCAAGCCCCGTTTTTTCTCCGTCACCTATGGCGCCGGTGGTTCTACCCAGGCCCGTACCCGTGAAGTGGTGCGGGAAGTGGGGCTGAGCGGCATCACCACGGCGCCGCACCTCTCCTGCATCGGCAGCGAAAAGGCCCAGTTGCGTGACCTGTTGGCACAGTACCGTGAAGAAGGCATCGATAGCTTGGTGGCGCTGCGCGGCGACATGCCCTCGGGCATGGCCAGCATCGGCGAGTTGCGCTACGCCAACGAACTGGTGGAGTTCATCCGTGACGAGACCGGCGACCATTTCGAGATCGCCGTCGCGGCCTATCCCGAATCCCATCCCCAGGCGCCCAGCTTCGACAAGGACGTGGAAAACTTCGCCCGCAAGATGAACGCGGGAGCCAACCTGGCGATCAGCCAGTACTTCTTTACTGCTGACGCCTACTTTAATTTCGTCGACAAGGCGCGGGCGTTGGGGGTGGAGCAACCCATCGTGCCGGGCATCATGCCCATCACCAACTACACCAAGCTGGCTCGTTTCTCTGATGCTTGCGGTGCGGAAATTCCGCGCTGGATTCGCAAGCAGCTGGAAGCGTATGGCGATGATTCCGAATCCATCGAGGCATTCGGTACGGAAGTCGTGTCGCGATTGTGCCAGCGTCTATTGGATGGCGGCGCACCCGGTCTGCACTTCTATACGCTCAACCAGTCGCGGGCACCGCTGCGCATTGTCGATAACCTGGCGTGAGATTGGCACTCGCATCGTCCAGCAACTAGCCTGAATTCTGTATGTTCATGGAACCAGGAACAGGAGCTGCACGATGCGTAATTCCATTATGCCGGGAGCGGCTGTCGCCCTGCTGTTTGTCGGCGCCACCGCTCATGCTCAGGACCAGCATGAAGTTGACATGCATTCGGTCAATGCCCAAGGTGTCGGCGAATCGATCGGTACCGTTACGCTCGAAGAGCATGACGACGGCCTCTTGCTGACCCCCGATTTGACGGGCTTGTCTGCCGGGGTGTACGGCTTTCATGTCCACCAGAACGCCTCTTGCGAACCCGGGGAAAACGACCAGGGCAAGATGGGAGCCGCGCTTCAAGCCGGTGGTCACTACGACCCCGACGACACCGGTAGCCACGAGGGCCCGTATGGCGAAGGACACCGGGGCGACTTGCCGGTACTTACCGTCAACGACGAGGGTGAAGCCAACCTGCCGGTACTGGCGCCGCGCTTGAGCCTTGACGACATGCAAGGCCGGGCCTTGATGATTCACGAGAATGGCGACAACTATTCCGACGAACCCAAACCGCTCGGTGGCGGTGGTGATCGAATCGTCTGCGGCACCATCAAAGATTAATACGATTCAGCGCATGAAAAGACCGCCGGTTTTGCCGGCGGTCTTTTTAACGTTTTCAAAGAACGTTTTTTAGAGCGTTTTAAGATTGCTCTTATAGACTGCTTTTACCGTAATCGAGCGGTCAGGCGGCTGTCGCTTTCTCCCGACCCCGATGCAATCTACGCTGCATGACCACCAGCGCCGCGCCGATGATAAGACCAGCGACATCGGTATAGATGCCGCCATAGATCATGAACAGCGCGCCCACCAGCATCAGCACTCGTTGCCAGGCCTTCAAGGGGCCGAAGAACCACGCCTGAACCATGCCCGATAGCAGGACGATACCCAGCGTGGCCGTCACGCCGACGCGCAGGATCTGCATCCAGGAGCCTTCCATCAGCATGGCCGGGCTGTAGAAGAACATGAACGGCACGATAAAGGCAGCCAGGCCGATCTTGAACGACGCCACGGATGTTCCCATGGGGTTGTCGCCGGAAATCCCTGCCGCCGCGTAGGAGGCGAGCGCAACCGGAGGCGTGATTGCCGATACCACCGCGAAGTAGAACACGAAGAAGTGTGCCACCAGGGGATCGATACCGATATTGATCAAGCCCGGTGCCACGACCGAGGCGGCGACAGCGTAGGCGGCAGTCGTCGGCATGCCCATGCCCAGCAGGATCGAGATGCACATGGCGAAGAACAGCGCCAGCAGCTGGCTGACACCGGCCAGGCCAAGCAGCAGCGAGGAGAAGCGCGCCCCGACCCCCGTCAGCGAGATGACCCCGACGATCAACCCGGCGCACGCGCACACGGCGATGATCTGGATAGCCATGGTGCCGGCCAGCTGCAGGGCTGTCAGTATCGCGCGGACTCCCATCTTGTTGGGTGAAATCCAGCTCACCACGGCGGCCGAAGCGGTGGCCAGCGTACCGGCACGGATCACCGAGTAACCCATGAACAACGCCACGATCAGAATGATGATAGGAGCGAACAGGTAAACCTGCTTGACGAGCTTCGAGAACAGCGGGATTTCATCCTTGTGCATGCCACGCATGCCCTTGTGGGCGGCTTCGAAGTCGACCATGAAGTAGATCGAGGCAAAGTAAAGGATGGCGGGAATGACCGCCGCCAGCGCGATCTCGGTATAGGGGATGCCGGTGATTTCCGCCATGATGAACGCACCCGCGCCCATGATCGGCGGCATGATCTGCCCGCCGGTGGAAGCTGCGGCTTCGATGGCCCCCGCGCTGCGGCCCGGATAGCCGACTTTCTTCATCAGCGGAATGGTCAAGGAACCGGTGGAGACCACGTTGCCGGCGCTGGTGCCGTTGATCATACCCATCAGGCCCGAGGCGAAGATCGCTACCTTGGCGGGGCCGCCACGGGCGCGCCCTGCCGCGGCAAAGGCAAAGTTGACGAAGTAATCGCCGACCTTGGATGCCTGCAGGAAGGCAGCGAAAATGATGAACAGAATGATATAGGTTGATGAAACCGCCGTGGTCGGCCCGAGGATACCGGCATCGGTATAGACCTGGCTGAAGAAGCGCTGCAGTGACAATCCTGGATAGCCTAGAAAGCCCGGTAGATAAGGGCCGGCGAAGACATACGTCAGGAAAACGACCGAAATGACCACCAGCGCCAGCCCGGCGACCCGGCGAGTCAATTCGAGAATCAACAGTGACCCGGCAATGGCCGCCCAGGAGATCCCCATGGGGGCGAAGGCAGTCCCCGTCGAGGCGCGCAGCGGTGTGTTGTAAACCAGCAAGAGATAGCCGGCGCTGGCGAGAGAGCAGACCATCAGCACCAGATCGGCGGGATTGAAGCGATGCCGCGCCTGGCGGTAGACCCAGGAGATGACGATGCCCACGGCAGTCGTGGCCATCAAGGGATAACCGAAGTGCCAGGTTTCGACTTGCGGATCGATCCGCATGGCGCCACCGGCGAGGGTCTGCTGCATGGCAAACACTTGGCCGAGCGTGTAGAGCGCCGGAATCAACAGGGCGTAACTGAACCAAGTGAGCCAGGCGGGCGATGTACGCGACTCCGATTCGGCAAAATGCGCACCGGCGTAAAGGCCGAAGCCCAGAATCAAGGCGCCGGTAATGTGTACGATGCGAAACGACCAGGTTTCCATCGGATAGACATTGAGCGATATCAGGTGAAAGCTGGAATACGCAATCGCCAGCGCTGCAAACAATAACCACTGCCAGCCAGAGAATACACGGCGGTTGGCTTCAACAACATCTTCGTCGACACCCTCGGCGACAACCACGTCGGGTGCCGGTGCGGCGTCATCCTTGAGGCCAGCGGTATCCTGGTCGGATTTGTGACTCATGAAGGTCACCCTCAAAACAAAGCGAAATAGCGGGAAGCGAAAGATGCCCCGTGCGGCCAGGCCGCGACGGGGCAAGGGACTCAAGCGTGGCGTTTACTTGATCAGGTCGGGATCGATTTCGTGGCCGTTGTCTTCGTACCAGCGTGCAGCGCCCGGATGGAAGGGAAGCACGGTATTGTGCTTGATGTTTTCCGGAATGGTGGTAGCCGCGCTGCGGTGTACGGACTTCATACGATCGTTGTTTTCCATGGTGACTTTGGTGACTTCGTAGATGAAGTCTTCCGGCAGGTCACATCCAGCGATGGCGAAGTTCCACATGGACACGGCACGAGCGTCTTCTTCGAGAGTTTCGTAAGTGCTGGCAGGAATGGAGAATTCGGCGACCGGATAGTTTTCCAGGATAGTTTCGAGTTCTTCTTCGGTGAACTCGATGATATTCACGTCGGTCTGCACTTCCAGCTGGCTGACCGCAGGAATCGGAATGCCGGCGGCGAAGGCGATCACGTCGAGCAAGCCATCCTGGAGCTGGCCGCCGAGGTCCGACCAGCCGCCGTTGCGGCGTTCGAAATCCACGCCCAGGGTTTCCAGCATGGCCGGGAAGTAAGTATCGGAGGTGGAGGCTGCCGGCCCGAAGCCAATGCGGGCGCCATCGGGAATGTCGGAGATCGACTCGATGCCGCTATCGGCAAGCGCGGTGATCGAGAAGGGCGTTTCATACATCGGGAACATGGCGCACACATTGTCCATGGCAACGCCGGGGGCCAACGGGCTCTCGCCTTTCACCGCATCGGATGCCGGACCCATGGTGGTCAGGCCGAAGGCCACATCACCACTGTGAACCAGTGCCAGGTTCTGGGTCGGACCCCCGGTCACTTCTCCGCCCCCGGATACG
It encodes the following:
- a CDS encoding AEC family transporter is translated as MNSLAPGALLGPLMMLLCYVGLGWLAARRLAVDPRPIATLLIYLIAPLTFFRALMQGGPTPDYLLLTLALFVISSAIALLTHRLARRFFGAEESALLAFSSGTGNTGYFGLPVALIVLPTEGVTLYLFCLLGITLYEFTVGFYLSARGQFSVRQSVAKIIRLPLIYAFLAALVLSSLGLRPPLAVMTSLDVFPATYTLLGMMIIGMTLSRVTLSAWDTRLVAACVGVRYIVWPLATLATVVLLQQWVGIPPSLAMALLLLGVVPMAANVVVVAMELGIQPQKGALAVLVTTLLAPLLIPVYLGLMLRLAGLG
- the metF gene encoding methylenetetrahydrofolate reductase [NAD(P)H], whose protein sequence is MGTHQHPLGISFEFFPPNTDAGRDKLRRVRDELAARKPRFFSVTYGAGGSTQARTREVVREVGLSGITTAPHLSCIGSEKAQLRDLLAQYREEGIDSLVALRGDMPSGMASIGELRYANELVEFIRDETGDHFEIAVAAYPESHPQAPSFDKDVENFARKMNAGANLAISQYFFTADAYFNFVDKARALGVEQPIVPGIMPITNYTKLARFSDACGAEIPRWIRKQLEAYGDDSESIEAFGTEVVSRLCQRLLDGGAPGLHFYTLNQSRAPLRIVDNLA
- the sodC gene encoding superoxide dismutase [Cu-Zn] SodC, which codes for MRNSIMPGAAVALLFVGATAHAQDQHEVDMHSVNAQGVGESIGTVTLEEHDDGLLLTPDLTGLSAGVYGFHVHQNASCEPGENDQGKMGAALQAGGHYDPDDTGSHEGPYGEGHRGDLPVLTVNDEGEANLPVLAPRLSLDDMQGRALMIHENGDNYSDEPKPLGGGGDRIVCGTIKD
- a CDS encoding TRAP transporter permease, producing MSHKSDQDTAGLKDDAAPAPDVVVAEGVDEDVVEANRRVFSGWQWLLFAALAIAYSSFHLISLNVYPMETWSFRIVHITGALILGFGLYAGAHFAESESRTSPAWLTWFSYALLIPALYTLGQVFAMQQTLAGGAMRIDPQVETWHFGYPLMATTAVGIVISWVYRQARHRFNPADLVLMVCSLASAGYLLLVYNTPLRASTGTAFAPMGISWAAIAGSLLILELTRRVAGLALVVISVVFLTYVFAGPYLPGFLGYPGLSLQRFFSQVYTDAGILGPTTAVSSTYIILFIIFAAFLQASKVGDYFVNFAFAAAGRARGGPAKVAIFASGLMGMINGTSAGNVVSTGSLTIPLMKKVGYPGRSAGAIEAAASTGGQIMPPIMGAGAFIMAEITGIPYTEIALAAVIPAILYFASIYFMVDFEAAHKGMRGMHKDEIPLFSKLVKQVYLFAPIIILIVALFMGYSVIRAGTLATASAAVVSWISPNKMGVRAILTALQLAGTMAIQIIAVCACAGLIVGVISLTGVGARFSSLLLGLAGVSQLLALFFAMCISILLGMGMPTTAAYAVAASVVAPGLINIGIDPLVAHFFVFYFAVVSAITPPVALASYAAAGISGDNPMGTSVASFKIGLAAFIVPFMFFYSPAMLMEGSWMQILRVGVTATLGIVLLSGMVQAWFFGPLKAWQRVLMLVGALFMIYGGIYTDVAGLIIGAALVVMQRRLHRGREKATAA
- a CDS encoding TAXI family TRAP transporter solute-binding subunit, whose product is MRNTMPKTLTVLAGSAMLAAGAAHADRSDWPDNFTVGTASQGGTYFVYGSGWANFIADELGVSGGGEVTGGPTQNLALVHSGDVAFGLTTMGPASDAVKGESPLAPGVAMDNVCAMFPMYETPFSITALADSGIESISDIPDGARIGFGPAASTSDTYFPAMLETLGVDFERRNGGWSDLGGQLQDGLLDVIAFAAGIPIPAVSQLEVQTDVNIIEFTEEELETILENYPVAEFSIPASTYETLEEDARAVSMWNFAIAGCDLPEDFIYEVTKVTMENNDRMKSVHRSAATTIPENIKHNTVLPFHPGAARWYEDNGHEIDPDLIK